One stretch of Halichoerus grypus chromosome 10, mHalGry1.hap1.1, whole genome shotgun sequence DNA includes these proteins:
- the BPIFA1 gene encoding BPI fold-containing family A member 1 has protein sequence MFQIGGLVVFCGLLAQTTALLDTLPLPLDQTLLSDGTPAQDLSPTDLAGSLTDALSNGLLSEGLLGILENLPLLNILKTGGGTSGGLLEGLLGKVTSVVPLLNNIIDIKITNPQLLELGLVQSPEGHRLYVTIPLGINLNVNTLLVGRLLKLAVKLNITAEILAVKNEQGKIHLVLGDCIHSPWSLQISLLNGFAPLPVQSLVSSILNEVLPELVQGEVCPLVNGVLSQLDVTLVHSIADLLIHGLEFVIKV, from the exons ATGTTTCAAATAGGGGGCCTCGTTGTCTTCTGTGGGCTGCTGGCCCAGACCACAGCCCTGCTGGACACCTTGCCCTTGCCCCTGGACCAGACCCTGCTTTCGGATGGGACTCCAGCCCAGGACCTAAGCCCCACAGATCTTGCTGGAAGCTTAACGGATG CCCTCAGCAATGGCCTGCTCTCTGAGGGTCTGTTGGGCATTCTTGAAAACCTTCCACTCTTGAACATCCTGAAGACTGGAGGAGGCACTTCTGGTGGCCTGCTTGAGGGCCTGCTTGGCAAAGTGACTTCAGTGGTCCCTCTCCTGAACAATATCATTGA TATCAAGATCACTAATCCCCAGCTGCTGGAACTGGGCCTCGTGCAGAGCCCCGAAGGTCATCGTCTCTATGTCACCATCCCTCTGGGCATAAACCTCAACGTGAATAC GCTCCTGGTCGGACGTCTGTTAAAGCTGGCTGTGAAGCTAAACATCACTGCGGAAATTTTAGCTGTGAAAAATGAACAGGGGAAGATTCACCTGGTTCTTGGTGACTGCATTCACTCCCCTTGGAGCCTGCAAATCTCCCTGCTTAATGG ATTTGCTCCCCTCCCTGTTCAAAGCCTTGTCAGCAGCATCTTGAACGAAGTCCTTCCTGAGCTGGTACAGGGCGAG GTATGCCCTCTGGTCAATGGCGTTCTCAGCCAGTTGGATGTCACCTTGGTGCATTCCATTGCTG ACTTACTGATCCATGGGCTGGAATTTGTCATCAAGGTCTAA